One window of the Chitinophaga niabensis genome contains the following:
- a CDS encoding glycoside hydrolase family 28 protein, with translation MKEISRRKWLGVFTTAAVGAGVLNTSSASAADKAKTDTFNIKDYGAIGDGKTLNTKAIQKAIDACHQQNGGTVIIPAGVFICSTLELKSNVTLHVTAGGKLLGSPKREDYTAGKGVPPGNGNIVFLYAVNASNVSIEGKGIIDGNGLAFYNGKGDNTGPGQRGIGGNFDRPHLAVFYQCTDLTLRDTKLLASAYHCVRLLQCKHIHIDGIYIYNRVNKNNDGFHFNSCEYVHMINCDVLCQDDACALFGSNKFVTITNCSFSTRWAIFRFGGGQSQNITITNCLIYETYGCAIKIGAGKAGIENLNFSNITMRNVTGPIGIGFSGGEGAFIRNVTFSNIRATVVAQPVPHPDIHFELNFKEGEKNSCITLNAMGSHYLENISFTDVHVKYAGGGTAEQAKKVVPEIAAEYFGVWDPLPGGPPAYGLYARNVKGLTLQNVRFEHELPEARPAIILDNVEDAAINGLSIQGTEADAAIRCINSKDILITAARLLTPANKFLQTIGDQCRNIKVEGGDLSKEKGA, from the coding sequence ATGAAAGAGATCTCCCGCCGCAAATGGTTGGGCGTATTCACTACTGCTGCCGTAGGCGCAGGTGTACTGAATACTTCCAGCGCCAGCGCTGCTGACAAAGCAAAAACAGACACCTTTAACATCAAAGATTATGGTGCCATCGGGGACGGTAAAACCCTGAACACCAAAGCCATCCAGAAAGCCATCGATGCCTGCCACCAGCAAAACGGCGGCACAGTTATTATTCCTGCAGGTGTGTTTATCTGCTCCACGCTGGAGTTGAAATCCAACGTTACACTGCATGTAACTGCCGGAGGGAAATTGCTCGGAAGCCCCAAACGCGAAGATTACACCGCAGGTAAAGGTGTACCGCCAGGCAATGGTAACATTGTATTTCTCTATGCCGTGAACGCCAGCAATGTTTCCATAGAAGGGAAAGGTATCATAGACGGAAACGGCCTCGCCTTCTATAATGGTAAAGGGGATAATACCGGCCCTGGGCAAAGAGGCATCGGCGGAAACTTCGATCGCCCGCACCTCGCTGTATTCTATCAGTGTACAGATCTTACACTTAGAGACACAAAACTACTCGCCAGTGCTTATCACTGCGTAAGGTTACTCCAGTGTAAACATATACACATAGACGGCATCTACATTTACAACCGCGTCAACAAAAACAACGATGGTTTCCATTTCAACAGTTGTGAATACGTACACATGATCAACTGTGATGTGCTCTGCCAGGATGATGCCTGCGCGCTTTTTGGCAGCAATAAATTTGTGACCATCACCAATTGTTCCTTCAGTACCCGCTGGGCCATTTTCCGTTTCGGAGGAGGCCAGAGCCAGAACATCACCATCACCAACTGCCTGATCTATGAAACCTATGGCTGTGCCATTAAGATCGGCGCAGGAAAGGCAGGTATAGAAAACCTTAATTTCTCCAATATCACCATGCGGAATGTAACCGGCCCCATTGGTATTGGATTCAGCGGAGGGGAAGGGGCTTTTATCAGGAATGTGACTTTTTCCAACATACGCGCCACAGTAGTAGCACAACCCGTTCCGCATCCGGATATTCATTTTGAGTTGAACTTTAAAGAAGGAGAGAAGAATTCCTGTATCACCTTGAATGCCATGGGTTCGCATTATTTAGAGAACATCTCCTTTACAGATGTACATGTAAAATATGCCGGCGGTGGCACAGCAGAACAGGCAAAAAAGGTAGTACCGGAAATAGCCGCGGAATATTTCGGGGTTTGGGACCCGCTCCCCGGAGGCCCTCCTGCTTATGGTTTATATGCCCGGAATGTAAAAGGCCTCACTTTGCAGAATGTACGTTTTGAACATGAATTGCCGGAAGCAAGGCCGGCCATAATACTTGATAATGTGGAAGATGCAGCCATTAATGGTTTAAGTATCCAGGGTACTGAAGCAGATGCAGCCATCAGGTGTATCAATTCTAAAGACATTCTTATTACGGCGGCCAGGTTACTAACACCTGCAAATAAATTCCTTCAAACAATTGGAGATCAATGCCGCAATATAAAAGTAGAAGGAGGAGATCTGTCAAAAGAAAAGGGCGCTTAG
- a CDS encoding YdeI/OmpD-associated family protein, with product MIKFTAILKKLGQQGEKTGWTIIEVPFAIANKIKPNTKKSYRVKGFLDSYPIEQVALVPMGEGDFIIAVNATMRKGIGKRQGASVKVQLEEDKVGYVMNADFMACMEDDPKAMAFFKTLAPGHQRYFSKWIDSAKTEETKAKRIAQTINAMLKNMGYSEMIRALKAEKDKY from the coding sequence ATGATCAAATTCACCGCCATACTGAAGAAACTGGGCCAACAGGGGGAAAAGACCGGCTGGACGATCATCGAAGTACCTTTCGCCATCGCCAACAAGATCAAACCCAACACAAAGAAGTCCTACCGCGTAAAAGGTTTCCTGGATAGCTACCCTATTGAACAGGTAGCACTTGTACCCATGGGGGAAGGGGATTTTATCATCGCCGTAAACGCCACCATGCGCAAAGGCATTGGTAAACGCCAGGGCGCATCTGTAAAAGTGCAGTTGGAAGAAGATAAGGTAGGTTATGTGATGAACGCGGATTTCATGGCCTGTATGGAAGACGACCCTAAAGCCATGGCTTTCTTCAAAACCCTCGCTCCCGGGCACCAGCGTTATTTCTCCAAATGGATAGACAGCGCCAAAACAGAAGAAACGAAAGCCAAACGGATCGCCCAAACCATCAACGCCATGCTCAAAAACATGGGTTATTCTGAAATGATCCGTGCGCTTAAAGCGGAGAAAGACAAGTATTAA
- a CDS encoding carboxypeptidase-like regulatory domain-containing protein yields MYRLLLIILCCFQLSASAQTVRGNIMGKDSLPLAGVFIQNIQSKIYTVSNGDGYFSISASPLDTLFFKAPGHIPISFRAISLPAIIYLPGEIVQLAGVEIIKKTHRADSIALRENYGKNFNFRRPKFQEVVILGFPGIALNIHQFYRALKLKHNKQQMTFKRRLQEYEQEKYVTQFFTPELVNRYSGLEGDSLKQFMLHHPPSYQFMKDASTYDLLLYIKQAAATFRKGG; encoded by the coding sequence ATGTACAGGCTCCTCTTGATAATATTATGCTGCTTTCAGCTCAGCGCCTCCGCACAAACCGTGCGGGGAAATATCATGGGCAAAGATTCCCTTCCCCTGGCAGGCGTATTCATTCAGAACATTCAATCCAAAATATACACCGTATCTAACGGGGACGGCTACTTTAGCATTTCCGCAAGCCCCCTGGATACCCTGTTCTTTAAAGCGCCGGGGCATATTCCCATTTCCTTCCGGGCCATCTCTCTGCCGGCCATCATTTATTTACCCGGAGAGATCGTACAACTCGCCGGTGTGGAGATTATAAAAAAAACACACCGGGCAGATTCCATAGCCCTGCGTGAGAACTACGGGAAGAACTTTAATTTTCGCAGGCCTAAATTTCAGGAGGTAGTAATATTGGGCTTCCCGGGAATAGCCCTGAACATCCATCAATTCTACAGGGCCTTGAAGTTGAAGCACAACAAACAACAAATGACCTTCAAACGGCGCTTACAGGAATATGAACAGGAAAAATACGTAACCCAGTTCTTTACACCGGAACTGGTGAACAGGTATTCCGGTCTGGAAGGAGACAGTCTCAAACAATTCATGCTGCACCACCCGCCCAGCTACCAGTTCATGAAAGACGCCTCCACTTATGATCTGCTACTCTACATCAAGCAGGCCGCTGCAACTTTCCGGAAAGGAGGATAG
- a CDS encoding acyltransferase family protein, with amino-acid sequence MSISTQKAVHLSGLNGFRALAATGVVISHIIISAITEFGLNPHILGTEPNGEAKGLQLAAYGVTIFFVLSGFLITFLLLKEKELQPVNIKHFYVRRILRIWPLYYLYLVICLIVMFALAMPRDWTSLSFYIFMVANVPLIVKGINIPLLLGHYWSLGVEEQFYAFWPWIAKQENSRLLKWAVGLTVGLIILKMVFWQLSTRLGIDTPYIALSITRFQCMMIGAVGAIFFYMNNGRLISLATNLFTQIICWGVILFIIANRFHIASVLDHEIVSVVTLFLIIAQVTRKNRIVNLDNPLCNFLGKISFGIYVYHMLVIFAVTKVLELLPIENNWKYVLLTVLVMGGSVLVAYVSYQFFEKRFLVLKHNYSAVNSSDTAEKTPEVVVSK; translated from the coding sequence ATGTCAATTTCTACACAAAAGGCCGTTCACCTCTCCGGCCTGAACGGTTTCCGGGCCTTAGCGGCCACGGGTGTGGTGATCTCCCACATCATTATCAGCGCTATCACTGAATTTGGATTGAACCCTCACATACTTGGTACTGAACCTAACGGGGAGGCCAAGGGACTGCAATTAGCGGCTTATGGGGTAACTATCTTTTTTGTGCTGAGCGGGTTCCTCATTACTTTCCTGCTGCTGAAGGAAAAGGAACTGCAGCCGGTGAACATCAAACATTTTTATGTGCGGAGGATCCTGCGGATCTGGCCTTTATATTATTTATACCTGGTGATCTGCCTGATCGTGATGTTTGCATTGGCCATGCCCAGGGACTGGACTTCCCTATCGTTCTACATATTTATGGTAGCGAATGTTCCGCTGATCGTGAAAGGAATTAATATTCCCTTGCTGCTGGGGCATTACTGGAGCCTGGGGGTGGAAGAGCAGTTCTATGCTTTCTGGCCCTGGATCGCAAAACAGGAGAATTCCCGCTTGCTGAAATGGGCGGTGGGTTTAACCGTTGGGCTGATCATCCTGAAAATGGTGTTCTGGCAACTGTCTACCCGGCTGGGGATTGATACCCCTTATATTGCTTTGTCTATCACCCGGTTTCAATGTATGATGATCGGGGCGGTGGGGGCTATCTTCTTTTATATGAATAATGGCCGGCTGATCTCCCTGGCCACCAATTTGTTTACGCAGATCATTTGCTGGGGTGTGATCCTTTTTATTATTGCGAACAGGTTCCATATTGCTTCTGTACTGGACCATGAGATAGTGAGTGTGGTGACACTTTTTCTCATTATCGCACAGGTGACCCGTAAAAACAGGATCGTTAACCTGGATAACCCCTTATGTAATTTCCTGGGGAAGATCTCCTTTGGGATCTATGTGTACCATATGCTGGTGATCTTTGCGGTGACGAAGGTGTTGGAGCTGTTGCCGATTGAGAATAACTGGAAGTATGTGTTGCTGACGGTGCTGGTGATGGGCGGGAGTGTTCTGGTGGCGTATGTTTCCTATCAATTCTTTGAAAAACGGTTCCTGGTGCTGAAGCATAATTACAGTGCGGTGAATAGTTCCGATACGGCGGAAAAAACGCCGGAGGTGGTGGTAAGTAAGTGA
- the idi gene encoding isopentenyl-diphosphate Delta-isomerase, with amino-acid sequence MLPPVILVNEQDEPVGTMEKLEAHQKGLLHRAFSVFVVNTKGEMLLQQRAQDKYHSGGLWTNTCCSHPLPGEDDLAAAHRRLMEEMGFDCALKEIFSFTYRAEFDNGLTEHEFDHVFFGEYNGAVLPDAAEVQATRYLSLDVIRQLLEEEPDTFTHWFHLAFPKIAAFIEEEKGINTF; translated from the coding sequence ATGTTACCACCCGTTATTTTGGTGAACGAGCAGGACGAACCTGTTGGCACCATGGAGAAGCTTGAGGCGCATCAGAAAGGTTTATTACATCGTGCATTTTCTGTTTTTGTGGTGAACACAAAGGGCGAAATGCTGTTGCAGCAAAGGGCGCAGGATAAATATCATTCCGGCGGGCTTTGGACAAATACCTGTTGCAGTCATCCTTTGCCGGGGGAAGATGACCTGGCTGCTGCGCACAGAAGGTTGATGGAGGAGATGGGATTTGATTGTGCACTCAAAGAGATCTTCAGTTTCACTTACCGGGCAGAGTTTGATAACGGCCTTACCGAGCATGAGTTTGACCATGTGTTCTTTGGTGAATATAATGGGGCTGTATTACCTGATGCGGCAGAAGTACAGGCTACCCGGTATTTATCGCTGGATGTTATCCGGCAGTTACTGGAGGAGGAGCCGGATACTTTTACGCATTGGTTCCACCTGGCGTTTCCGAAGATTGCGGCGTTTATTGAAGAAGAGAAGGGAATTAATACCTTTTGA
- a CDS encoding RNA polymerase sigma factor, which yields MSSAEFNTLLLSNADFLKPFAITLTKDPESAKDLYQETMFRALSNQEKYLAGTNIRAWLYTIMRNIFINNYRRKSKQHLCFDNSSNDFLLNTQQVIIGNQAESGLRVKDIQASVHHLPVIFKKPFVLYLDGFKYFEIADILEEPLGTIKSRIHFARKMLKAQVSRY from the coding sequence ATGTCATCCGCTGAATTTAACACCCTATTGCTCAGCAATGCTGACTTTCTGAAACCGTTTGCCATTACTTTAACCAAAGATCCCGAATCCGCGAAGGACCTTTACCAGGAAACCATGTTCAGAGCCTTATCCAACCAGGAGAAATACCTTGCCGGCACCAATATCCGGGCCTGGCTGTACACGATCATGCGGAATATCTTTATTAATAATTACCGGCGAAAATCAAAACAACACCTCTGTTTTGATAATTCTTCCAATGACTTTTTGTTGAACACCCAGCAGGTAATTATTGGTAACCAGGCAGAAAGTGGATTACGGGTGAAAGACATTCAGGCCTCCGTACACCATTTACCGGTTATATTTAAGAAACCGTTTGTGTTATACCTGGACGGATTTAAGTACTTTGAAATAGCAGATATCCTGGAAGAGCCATTAGGCACCATTAAAAGCCGTATCCACTTCGCCCGTAAAATGTTGAAGGCCCAAGTTTCCCGTTATTAA
- a CDS encoding SLBB domain-containing protein yields MKKILLFQIFLLIGMCSFAQVPSLQKAQQMKVEDLTDEQVRQIVAEMKRNKVSLDQIDSYAQQKGIPADQVLKLKDRIRTLNLEKEFAANTAETPRQGDTERTVDDNTLSARDIQPMSVEDKRRMKVFGAELFSNKNLTFEPNLRMATPPNYRLAAGDELIIDVYGYSEVQHKLKVSPEGYIRIPYVGPVYVNGLTMEEATTRITKQLATIYGGIKSGNTFVQMTLGTIRSIKVLLIGEIDRPGSYTLPSLATVANALYVSGGPNTNGSFRDIQVIRNGAPLARFDLYDFLTNGDLTNNIVLQDQDIVKVNPYKTRVELEGEVKRPAIFEAKDNETLQDILNFAGGYTDNSYKDIIRASRVNSKEREVVNIAADQVPSFKLRSGDKFHIDAILNRFTNRVSINGAVFHPGEYALENNMTVVDLIKKADGVKEEASLPRAVIFRLKEDFTPAGISFNVQDVLSGKQTLALQREDSVVIYSKLDLREDYKVKISGQVNAPGYFNYVDSLHLEDLILMAGGLKDAASLQRVEVSRRIRGKTYNPGDSATSIVAQFDLSTDLSSMAGYALQPFDEVVVRKSPTYIEQASVSIDGEVVYPGAYTINSKREKISDVLKRAGGLRPEAYAEGAVLLRKTFVNASDSALLDSKLQVFYNKLEDSTDINKMHNVVSRKEQLLGINLQKIMDQPGSKYDLLLEEGDVIKIPKKLQTVQLFGEIYFPKKVRFDRNIGFRDYIRGAGGFTNSALKRRSYVVYANGEVKSTSKVLFFNRYPKVRPGAEIYVPAKKDGHRLTGQEAVGITTGFASLALIIITILDRIK; encoded by the coding sequence ATGAAGAAGATATTATTGTTCCAGATTTTCCTGTTGATTGGTATGTGTTCCTTTGCCCAGGTCCCTTCTTTACAAAAGGCCCAGCAAATGAAGGTAGAAGATCTTACGGATGAACAGGTTCGTCAGATTGTGGCGGAAATGAAGCGGAACAAGGTTTCTCTGGATCAGATCGATTCTTATGCACAGCAAAAAGGCATTCCGGCAGATCAGGTACTGAAACTGAAAGACAGAATACGTACACTTAATCTGGAAAAAGAATTTGCTGCTAATACAGCCGAAACACCCAGACAGGGGGATACGGAACGTACTGTGGATGATAATACGCTCTCAGCCCGTGATATCCAACCCATGTCAGTAGAGGATAAACGCAGAATGAAGGTCTTTGGCGCAGAACTGTTTAGTAATAAGAACCTTACTTTTGAACCCAATCTCAGGATGGCCACCCCGCCCAATTATCGTTTAGCCGCAGGAGATGAATTGATTATAGATGTATACGGATACTCTGAAGTACAGCACAAGTTAAAGGTGAGCCCCGAAGGATATATCCGCATTCCTTACGTAGGACCTGTTTACGTAAACGGGCTTACAATGGAAGAAGCCACTACCCGTATCACCAAACAACTGGCTACTATCTATGGAGGCATTAAATCCGGTAACACTTTCGTGCAAATGACCCTTGGTACCATCCGTAGCATTAAGGTATTATTAATAGGAGAGATAGACAGACCGGGCTCCTATACCCTGCCTTCCCTGGCTACTGTAGCCAACGCACTCTATGTATCAGGTGGCCCTAATACAAATGGTTCTTTCCGCGATATCCAGGTGATCCGCAATGGCGCCCCCCTTGCCCGCTTCGACCTATATGACTTTCTCACCAACGGAGATCTTACCAATAATATAGTACTGCAGGACCAGGATATCGTGAAAGTAAATCCCTATAAAACCCGCGTGGAATTGGAGGGAGAAGTGAAACGCCCGGCAATTTTCGAAGCAAAAGACAATGAAACCCTGCAGGATATCCTGAATTTCGCGGGTGGATATACAGATAATTCCTATAAAGATATAATTCGCGCCAGTCGTGTAAACAGTAAAGAAAGAGAAGTAGTAAATATTGCTGCGGACCAGGTACCATCTTTCAAATTACGGTCCGGAGATAAATTTCATATAGATGCTATTTTGAACCGCTTCACCAACCGTGTTTCTATTAACGGTGCAGTGTTTCATCCGGGAGAATATGCATTGGAAAACAACATGACAGTAGTTGATCTGATCAAAAAAGCAGACGGTGTAAAAGAAGAAGCCTCATTACCCCGTGCTGTCATCTTCAGGCTGAAGGAGGATTTTACCCCCGCAGGGATCAGCTTTAATGTGCAGGACGTACTGTCTGGCAAACAAACACTGGCCTTACAACGGGAAGATAGCGTAGTGATCTATTCCAAACTGGACCTTCGGGAAGATTATAAAGTAAAAATCAGCGGCCAGGTGAATGCACCAGGTTATTTTAATTATGTGGATAGCTTACATCTGGAAGACCTGATACTCATGGCGGGCGGGCTTAAAGATGCGGCTTCCCTCCAGAGAGTGGAAGTTTCCCGCAGGATTCGCGGCAAAACATACAACCCCGGAGATAGTGCCACCTCCATCGTTGCACAGTTTGATCTTTCTACAGATCTCAGCTCCATGGCAGGATATGCTTTACAACCCTTTGATGAAGTAGTAGTGCGGAAATCTCCCACTTATATAGAACAGGCTTCAGTATCAATAGATGGAGAAGTAGTATATCCCGGTGCCTATACCATCAATTCCAAAAGAGAAAAGATATCAGATGTATTAAAACGTGCAGGTGGCCTTCGCCCTGAAGCATATGCGGAAGGTGCCGTATTATTGCGCAAAACCTTTGTTAATGCATCAGACAGCGCTTTACTGGATAGTAAATTGCAAGTATTTTATAATAAACTGGAAGATAGCACGGATATAAACAAAATGCATAACGTTGTATCCCGGAAAGAACAACTCCTGGGTATCAATCTGCAAAAGATCATGGATCAGCCCGGATCTAAATACGACCTGCTATTGGAAGAAGGCGATGTGATCAAGATCCCTAAGAAACTGCAAACAGTACAATTATTTGGAGAGATCTATTTCCCGAAGAAAGTCCGTTTTGACAGGAATATTGGATTTAGAGATTATATCCGTGGTGCCGGCGGATTTACAAATAGTGCCCTGAAAAGAAGAAGTTATGTCGTATACGCCAATGGCGAAGTGAAAAGCACCAGTAAAGTTTTGTTCTTCAACCGCTATCCTAAAGTACGGCCGGGAGCTGAAATATATGTTCCTGCAAAGAAAGACGGACATCGCCTTACCGGCCAGGAAGCTGTTGGGATAACTACCGGTTTCGCATCGCTCGCGTTGATCATTATTACAATTTTAGATAGAATTAAATAA
- a CDS encoding lipopolysaccharide biosynthesis protein, with amino-acid sequence MNASPHQSGQQNEEISLKGLILTFQNWRGYLFSKWKIIVLSGLLGAGLGFAYAYTQKVKYVAEMTFVLEDSKSGQLSSYAGLASQFGIDLGGGSGSGVFTGDNILEFLRSRLMVEKTLLSPVGIGGKNTSLADYYLQVNKYNEKWAKSPELKKISFPANINRSSFSLLQDSVLNILYMDIIKNNLSIAKPDKKLSFIAVKCNSTDEKFSKIFVERLVREATDFYVQTKTKRSKINVDLLQLKADSIERLLNQKTYSVAASQDLNLNPARNVARVGTQLAARDQQVLLTMYSEVVKNLELSRMAMSQETPIIQIVDTPILPLRKERVGKLKGLILGGFIAGFLIVLVLLVRKLYREIMT; translated from the coding sequence ATGAACGCATCTCCACATCAATCCGGCCAGCAAAATGAAGAAATTTCATTAAAAGGGCTGATCTTAACTTTTCAAAACTGGAGAGGTTACTTATTCTCAAAATGGAAAATAATTGTCTTATCCGGCCTCCTGGGCGCCGGGTTAGGCTTTGCTTATGCCTATACCCAAAAGGTTAAGTATGTGGCTGAAATGACCTTTGTACTTGAAGACAGCAAGTCTGGTCAGTTAAGTAGCTATGCAGGGTTGGCCAGCCAGTTTGGAATCGATCTCGGAGGCGGTTCCGGTAGTGGCGTTTTTACCGGAGATAATATACTCGAATTCCTCAGGTCCCGCTTAATGGTAGAAAAAACCCTGCTTTCTCCTGTTGGCATCGGTGGAAAAAATACCAGCCTGGCAGACTATTATTTACAGGTGAATAAATACAATGAAAAGTGGGCAAAAAGCCCGGAACTGAAAAAGATCAGCTTCCCCGCTAACATAAACCGTAGTAGCTTTTCACTGCTGCAGGACAGTGTTTTGAATATCCTCTATATGGATATCATCAAAAATAATCTCAGTATTGCCAAACCTGACAAAAAGCTAAGCTTTATTGCCGTTAAGTGCAATTCTACTGACGAGAAATTCTCCAAAATATTCGTTGAAAGATTAGTGCGGGAAGCAACTGACTTTTATGTGCAAACAAAAACAAAAAGATCCAAAATCAATGTGGACCTGCTGCAACTCAAAGCAGACTCCATTGAACGGCTGCTCAACCAAAAAACTTATTCTGTTGCCGCCAGCCAGGATTTAAATCTTAATCCGGCAAGAAATGTAGCAAGGGTAGGTACACAGCTCGCCGCGAGAGATCAACAGGTTTTACTAACCATGTATTCAGAAGTAGTTAAGAACCTGGAGCTAAGCCGGATGGCAATGTCCCAGGAAACTCCCATCATACAGATAGTAGATACGCCTATATTACCATTAAGGAAAGAAAGGGTAGGAAAATTAAAGGGATTGATACTGGGTGGATTTATAGCCGGGTTCCTGATTGTGTTGGTACTGCTTGTTCGCAAGTTGTACAGAGAAATAATGACCTAA
- a CDS encoding nucleotide sugar dehydrogenase: MPSPIKIAIIGLGYVGLPLAIEFGKKYDVLGFDINKDRIKELCNGEDHTKEADLKEMRHVIKKTNKENTSIGLEFSDDVTTLKNYNVYIVTVPTPIDQFKAPNLQPLLHASETISKVLKKGDIVIYESTVYPGCTEEDCVPILEKYSGLKYNSDFFCGYSPERINPGDKINTLAKIIKVTSGSTPEIADRIDELYKSIITAGTHKAPNIKVAEASKAIENAQRDINISFVNELALIFDRMGIDTNDVIEAASTKWNFLKFKPGLVGGHCIGVDPYYLTHKAESLGYHPQVILSGRRVNDNMGMFVANKVVKLLIRSGHKIDGAKALILGMTFKENCPDVRNSRVIDIYKELIQFGLDVEVYDPHAHIGEIESQYGINLIPRLIRKYQAIILAVAHEEFKTLDYDMLKANKNAIIFDSKGILDRAIVDSRL, from the coding sequence ATGCCATCTCCTATTAAAATAGCCATTATCGGCCTTGGTTATGTAGGCTTACCCCTGGCCATTGAATTTGGGAAAAAATATGACGTTCTGGGCTTCGATATCAACAAAGATCGGATAAAAGAGCTATGCAATGGAGAAGACCATACCAAAGAGGCGGATCTGAAGGAAATGAGGCATGTAATAAAAAAAACCAACAAAGAAAATACAAGTATTGGTCTGGAATTCTCCGATGATGTTACCACACTGAAAAATTATAACGTCTATATCGTTACCGTTCCAACACCCATTGATCAATTCAAAGCTCCCAACCTGCAACCCTTGCTTCATGCATCAGAAACAATAAGCAAAGTCCTTAAAAAAGGAGATATCGTGATCTATGAATCAACCGTTTATCCGGGATGTACAGAAGAAGATTGCGTACCCATACTGGAAAAATACTCAGGACTAAAATACAATAGCGATTTTTTCTGCGGTTATTCCCCTGAACGGATCAATCCCGGAGATAAGATCAATACCCTCGCCAAAATAATAAAAGTTACTTCCGGATCAACGCCGGAAATTGCAGATCGTATAGATGAACTCTATAAAAGCATCATAACCGCCGGTACACATAAAGCTCCAAATATCAAAGTGGCAGAAGCCTCCAAAGCTATTGAAAATGCACAAAGAGACATTAACATCAGTTTTGTGAATGAACTCGCGCTTATCTTTGACCGTATGGGGATAGATACCAATGATGTAATAGAAGCAGCGTCTACAAAATGGAACTTCCTTAAATTCAAACCCGGTCTTGTAGGCGGCCACTGTATAGGAGTAGACCCATATTATTTAACACACAAAGCAGAATCACTGGGCTACCATCCACAAGTGATCCTCTCCGGAAGAAGGGTCAATGATAATATGGGGATGTTCGTTGCAAATAAAGTAGTAAAACTATTGATCAGGAGTGGGCACAAAATTGATGGCGCAAAAGCCCTCATCCTGGGAATGACCTTTAAAGAAAATTGCCCGGATGTCCGCAATTCAAGGGTCATTGATATTTATAAAGAACTCATTCAATTTGGCCTGGATGTAGAAGTATATGATCCACACGCGCACATCGGTGAAATTGAATCTCAATACGGGATTAATTTAATTCCCCGGTTAATTCGAAAATATCAGGCTATTATCTTGGCAGTGGCACACGAGGAATTCAAAACCCTTGATTATGACATGTTAAAGGCTAATAAAAATGCCATTATATTTGATTCTAAAGGAATTTTAGACAGAGCTATTGTCGATAGCAGACTTTAA
- the rfbF gene encoding glucose-1-phosphate cytidylyltransferase: MKVVILAGGLGTRLSEETSIKPKPMVEIGGMPILWHIMKIYSSYGYNDFIVCLGYKGYVIKEYFANYFLHQADVTIDLNDNSLKIHDSQAEPWKITLVETGKDSMTGGRVKRIQKYTDGQPFMLTYGDGVADIDIKALVDFHQKNKPSLTVTAVQPSGKFGALNIDNDKVISFMEKPKGDGHWVNGGFFVCEQDIFNYIKDDSTIWEREPIENIAHEGKMAAFKHDGFWKPMDTLRDKIELEESWNNNTAQWKKW; encoded by the coding sequence ATGAAAGTTGTAATTCTTGCTGGAGGTCTGGGAACACGTTTATCCGAAGAAACTTCAATTAAACCAAAACCAATGGTTGAAATTGGCGGTATGCCCATATTATGGCATATCATGAAAATATACTCCAGTTATGGGTATAATGATTTCATAGTCTGCCTGGGTTATAAAGGATATGTGATCAAAGAATACTTTGCCAACTACTTCCTCCATCAGGCAGACGTTACGATTGACCTGAACGACAATTCATTAAAGATTCATGACTCACAGGCAGAACCCTGGAAAATTACCCTGGTAGAAACGGGTAAAGATTCTATGACAGGCGGAAGGGTCAAAAGAATTCAAAAATATACAGATGGCCAGCCATTTATGTTAACGTATGGAGACGGCGTTGCAGATATTGATATCAAAGCGCTCGTGGATTTCCACCAAAAGAACAAACCTTCCCTGACGGTAACAGCAGTACAACCATCTGGAAAATTCGGCGCATTAAACATTGATAATGATAAAGTTATATCATTCATGGAAAAACCTAAAGGGGATGGCCACTGGGTAAACGGAGGTTTTTTTGTTTGTGAGCAGGATATTTTTAACTACATTAAAGATGATAGTACCATATGGGAAAGAGAACCCATAGAGAATATAGCGCACGAAGGGAAAATGGCTGCTTTCAAACATGATGGTTTCTGGAAGCCAATGGATACCCTCAGAGATAAAATAGAATTAGAAGAAAGCTGGAATAATAATACAGCACAATGGAAAAAATGGTGA